A stretch of Lagopus muta isolate bLagMut1 chromosome 9, bLagMut1 primary, whole genome shotgun sequence DNA encodes these proteins:
- the EPHB3 gene encoding ephrin type-B receptor 3 isoform X2, which translates to MAAARPGAAPPPPPLLPLLLLLLLPGGRRALEETLMDTKWVTSELAWTTHPETGWEEVSGYDEAMNPIRTYQVCNVREANQNNWLRTKFIQRQDVQRVYVELKFTVRDCNSIPNIPGSCKETFNLFYYESDTDSASANSPFWMENPYIKVDTIAPDESFSKLESGRVNTKVRSFGPLSKNGFYLAFQDLGACMSLISVRAFYKKCSNTIAGFAIFPETLTGAEPTSLVIAPGTCIPNAVEVSVPLKLYCNGDGEWMVPVGACTCAAGYEPAMKDTQCQACGPGTFKSKQGEGPCSPCPPNSRTTSGAATVCICRSGFFRADTDPADSACTSVPSAPRSVISNVNETSLVLEWSEPQDAGGRDDLLYNVICKKCSVERRLCTRCDDNVEFVPRQLGLTERRIYISNLMAHTQYTFEIQAVNGISSKSPYPPHFASVNITTNQAAPSAVPTMHLHSSTGNSMTLSWTPPERPNGIILDYEIKYSEKQGQGDGIANTVTSQKNSVRLDGLKANARYMVQVRARTVAGYGRYSLPTEFQTTAEDGSTGKTFQELPLIVGSATAGLLFVIVVVIIAIVCFRKQRNSTDPEYTEKLQQYVTPGMKVYIDPFTYEDPNEAVREFAKEIDISCVKIEEVIGAGEFGEVCRGRLKLPGRREIFVAIKTLKVGYTERQRRDFLSEASIMGQFDHPNIIHLEGVVTKSRPVMIITEFMENCALDSFLRLNDGQFTVIQLVGMLRGIAAGMKYLSEMNYVHRDLAARNILVNSNLVCKVSDFGLSRFLEDDPADPTYTSSLGGKIPIRWTAPEAIAYRKFTSASDVWSYGIVMWEVMSYGERPYWDMSNQDVINAVEQDYRLPPPMDCPTALHQLMLDCWVRDRNLRPKFAQIVNTLDKLIRNAASLKVIASVQSGVSQPLLDRTVPDYTTFTTVGDWLDAIKMGRYKENFVNAGFASFDLVAQMTAEDLLRIGVTLAGHQKKILSSIQDMRLQMNQTLPVQV; encoded by the exons AGACCCTGATGGACACGAAGTGGGTGACCTCAGAGCTGGCATGGACAACCCATCCAGAGACGGGG TGGGAAGAGGTCAGTGGTTACGACGAGGCTATGAACCCCATCCGCACGTACCAGGTGTGCAACGTGCGGGAGGCCAACCAGAACAACTGGCTTCGCACCAAGTTCATTCAGCGCCAGGACGTTCAGCGTGTCTATGTGGAGCTGAAATTCACCGTGCGAGACTGCAACAGCATCCCCAACATCCCTGGTTCCTGCAAAGAGACCTTCAACCTCTTCTATTATGAGTCGGATACGGATTCTGCATCTGCTAATAGCCCTTTCTGGATGGAGAACCCCTATATCAAAGTGGATACAATTGCTCCGGATGAGAGCTTCTCCAAACTGGAGTCCGGCCGTGTGAACACCAAGGTGCGCAGCTTTGGGCCGCTCTCCAAGAATGGCTTTTACCTGGCTTTCCAGGACCTGGGGGCCTGCATGTCCCTCATCTCCGTCCGGGCTTTCTACAAGAAATGTTCCAACACCATCGCTGGCTTTGCTATCTTCCCGGAGACCCTAACGGGGGCTGAGCCCACGTCGCTGGTCATTGCACCAGGCACCTGCATCCCCAATGCAGTGGAGGTGTCTGTGCCCCTGAAGCTGTACTGCAACGGTGACGGCGAGTGGATGGTGCCTGTGGGAGCTTGCACGTGTGCTGCAGGGTACGAGCCAGCCATGAAGGACACCCAGTGCCAAG CATGCGGCCCGGGAACGTTCAAATCCAAGCAGGGCGAGGGCCCCTGCTCCCCCTGCCCTCCCAACAGCCGCACCACCTCGGGAGCAGCCACGGTCTGCATATGTCGCAGCGGCTTCTTCCGAGCAGACACCGACCCCGCAGACAGCGCCTGCACCA GTGTGCCCTCAGCCCCACGCAGCGTCATCTCCAACGTGAATGAGACGTCGTTGGTGCTGGAGTGGAGCGAGCCGCAGGACGCGGGCGGGCGGGATGACCTGCTCTACAACGTCATCTGCAAGAAGTGCAGCGTGGAGCGGCGGCTGTGCACGCGCTGCGACGACAACGTGGAGTTCGTGCCGCGCCAGCTGGGCCTCACTGAGCGACGCATCTACATCAGCAACCTGATGGCCCACACCCAGTACACCTTCGAGATCCAGGCGGTGAATGGCATCTCCAGCAAGAGCCCCTACCCTCCCCATTTCGCCTCCGTCAACATCACGACCAACCAGGCAG CTCCATCTGCCGTGCCCACCATgcacctgcacagcagcactgggaacagCATGACACTCTCATGGACTCCCCCAGAGAGGCCCAACGGCATCATTCTTGACTATGAAATCAAGTACTCTGAGAAG CAAGGCCAGGGCGATGGCATTGCCAACACTGTCACCAGCCAGAAGAACTCGGTGCGGCTGGACGGGCTGAAGGCCAATGCCCGGTACATGGTGCAGGTCCGGGCGCGCACAGTGGCTGGATACGGCCGCTACAGCCTCCCCACCGAGTTCCAGACGACTGCAGAGGACG GCTCCACCGGCAAGACTTTCCAGGAGCTGCCTCTCATCGTGGGTTCGGCCACTGCAGGACTGCTGTTTGTCATCGTGGTGGTCATCATCGCTATCGTCTGCTTCAG GAAGCAGCGCAACAGCACAGATCCTGAGTacacagagaagctgcagcaatATG TCACTCCTGGGATGAAGGTCTACATTGACCCCTTCACCTATGAAGACCCCAATGAAGCTGTCCGGGAATTCGCCAAAGAGATTGATATCTCCTGCGTCAAAATCGAGGAGGTCATTGGAGCAG GGGAGTTCGGTGAGGTGTGCCGCGGGCGCCTGAAGCTGCCTGGCCGCCGCGAGATCTTTGTGGCCATCAAGACACTGAAGGTGGGCTACACGGAAAGGCAGCGGCGGGACTTCCTGAGCGAGGCCAGCATCATGGGCCAGTTCGACCACCCCAACATCATCCACCTGGAGGGTGTGGTGACCAAGAGCCGCCCCGTCATGATCATCACAGAGTTCATGGAGAACTGCGCTCTCGACTCCTTCCTCCGG CTGAATGATGGGCAgttcacagtcatccagctgGTGGGGATGCTGCGAGGCATCGCTGCCGGCATGAAGTACCTCTCAGAGATGAACTACGTGCACCGGGACCTGGCTGCCCGCAACATCCTGGTCAACAGCAACTTGGTCTGCAAAGTGTCAGACTTCGGGCTGTCCCGCTTTTTGGAGGATGATCCGGCCGACCCCACCTACACCAGCTCCCTG GGAGGCAAGATCCCCATCAGGTGGACAGCTCCTGAGGCCATCGCCTACCGCAAATTCACGTCGGCCAGCGACGTGTGGAGCTACGGCATCGTCATGTGGGAAGTGATGTCCTATGGGGAGCGACCCTACTGGGACATGTCCAACCAGGAT GTGATCAACGCGGTGGAGCAGGATTACCGCCTGCCACCCCCCATGGACTGCCCCACAGCGCTGCACCAGCTGATGCTGGACTGCTGGGTGCGGGACCGCAACCTGCGGCCCAAGTTTGCACAGATCGTCAACACGCTGGACAAGCTGATCCGCAATGCTGCCAGCCTGAAGGTCATTGCCAGCGTCCAGTCTGG TGTCTCCCAGCCGCTCCTGGACCGCACCGTGCCCGATTACACCACCTTCACCACCGTGGGAGACTGGCTGGATGCCATCAAAATGGGACGGTACAAGGAGAACTTCGTCAACGCCGGCTTCGCCTCCTTTGACTTGGTGGCGCAGATGACAGCAGA GGACCTGCTGAGGATAGGAGTGACGCTAGCAGGGCACCAGAAGAAGATCCTGAGCAGCATTCAGGACATGAGACTGCAGATGAACCAGACGCTGCCGGTTCAGGTTTGA
- the EPHB3 gene encoding ephrin type-B receptor 3 isoform X1, with product MAAARPGAAPPPPPLLPLLLLLLLPGGRRALEETLMDTKWVTSELAWTTHPETGWEEVSGYDEAMNPIRTYQVCNVREANQNNWLRTKFIQRQDVQRVYVELKFTVRDCNSIPNIPGSCKETFNLFYYESDTDSASANSPFWMENPYIKVDTIAPDESFSKLESGRVNTKVRSFGPLSKNGFYLAFQDLGACMSLISVRAFYKKCSNTIAGFAIFPETLTGAEPTSLVIAPGTCIPNAVEVSVPLKLYCNGDGEWMVPVGACTCAAGYEPAMKDTQCQACGPGTFKSKQGEGPCSPCPPNSRTTSGAATVCICRSGFFRADTDPADSACTSVPSAPRSVISNVNETSLVLEWSEPQDAGGRDDLLYNVICKKCSVERRLCTRCDDNVEFVPRQLGLTERRIYISNLMAHTQYTFEIQAVNGISSKSPYPPHFASVNITTNQAAPSAVPTMHLHSSTGNSMTLSWTPPERPNGIILDYEIKYSEKQGQGDGIANTVTSQKNSVRLDGLKANARYMVQVRARTVAGYGRYSLPTEFQTTAEDGSTGKTFQELPLIVGSATAGLLFVIVVVIIAIVCFRKGMVTEQLLSSPLGRKQRNSTDPEYTEKLQQYVTPGMKVYIDPFTYEDPNEAVREFAKEIDISCVKIEEVIGAGEFGEVCRGRLKLPGRREIFVAIKTLKVGYTERQRRDFLSEASIMGQFDHPNIIHLEGVVTKSRPVMIITEFMENCALDSFLRLNDGQFTVIQLVGMLRGIAAGMKYLSEMNYVHRDLAARNILVNSNLVCKVSDFGLSRFLEDDPADPTYTSSLGGKIPIRWTAPEAIAYRKFTSASDVWSYGIVMWEVMSYGERPYWDMSNQDVINAVEQDYRLPPPMDCPTALHQLMLDCWVRDRNLRPKFAQIVNTLDKLIRNAASLKVIASVQSGVSQPLLDRTVPDYTTFTTVGDWLDAIKMGRYKENFVNAGFASFDLVAQMTAEDLLRIGVTLAGHQKKILSSIQDMRLQMNQTLPVQV from the exons AGACCCTGATGGACACGAAGTGGGTGACCTCAGAGCTGGCATGGACAACCCATCCAGAGACGGGG TGGGAAGAGGTCAGTGGTTACGACGAGGCTATGAACCCCATCCGCACGTACCAGGTGTGCAACGTGCGGGAGGCCAACCAGAACAACTGGCTTCGCACCAAGTTCATTCAGCGCCAGGACGTTCAGCGTGTCTATGTGGAGCTGAAATTCACCGTGCGAGACTGCAACAGCATCCCCAACATCCCTGGTTCCTGCAAAGAGACCTTCAACCTCTTCTATTATGAGTCGGATACGGATTCTGCATCTGCTAATAGCCCTTTCTGGATGGAGAACCCCTATATCAAAGTGGATACAATTGCTCCGGATGAGAGCTTCTCCAAACTGGAGTCCGGCCGTGTGAACACCAAGGTGCGCAGCTTTGGGCCGCTCTCCAAGAATGGCTTTTACCTGGCTTTCCAGGACCTGGGGGCCTGCATGTCCCTCATCTCCGTCCGGGCTTTCTACAAGAAATGTTCCAACACCATCGCTGGCTTTGCTATCTTCCCGGAGACCCTAACGGGGGCTGAGCCCACGTCGCTGGTCATTGCACCAGGCACCTGCATCCCCAATGCAGTGGAGGTGTCTGTGCCCCTGAAGCTGTACTGCAACGGTGACGGCGAGTGGATGGTGCCTGTGGGAGCTTGCACGTGTGCTGCAGGGTACGAGCCAGCCATGAAGGACACCCAGTGCCAAG CATGCGGCCCGGGAACGTTCAAATCCAAGCAGGGCGAGGGCCCCTGCTCCCCCTGCCCTCCCAACAGCCGCACCACCTCGGGAGCAGCCACGGTCTGCATATGTCGCAGCGGCTTCTTCCGAGCAGACACCGACCCCGCAGACAGCGCCTGCACCA GTGTGCCCTCAGCCCCACGCAGCGTCATCTCCAACGTGAATGAGACGTCGTTGGTGCTGGAGTGGAGCGAGCCGCAGGACGCGGGCGGGCGGGATGACCTGCTCTACAACGTCATCTGCAAGAAGTGCAGCGTGGAGCGGCGGCTGTGCACGCGCTGCGACGACAACGTGGAGTTCGTGCCGCGCCAGCTGGGCCTCACTGAGCGACGCATCTACATCAGCAACCTGATGGCCCACACCCAGTACACCTTCGAGATCCAGGCGGTGAATGGCATCTCCAGCAAGAGCCCCTACCCTCCCCATTTCGCCTCCGTCAACATCACGACCAACCAGGCAG CTCCATCTGCCGTGCCCACCATgcacctgcacagcagcactgggaacagCATGACACTCTCATGGACTCCCCCAGAGAGGCCCAACGGCATCATTCTTGACTATGAAATCAAGTACTCTGAGAAG CAAGGCCAGGGCGATGGCATTGCCAACACTGTCACCAGCCAGAAGAACTCGGTGCGGCTGGACGGGCTGAAGGCCAATGCCCGGTACATGGTGCAGGTCCGGGCGCGCACAGTGGCTGGATACGGCCGCTACAGCCTCCCCACCGAGTTCCAGACGACTGCAGAGGACG GCTCCACCGGCAAGACTTTCCAGGAGCTGCCTCTCATCGTGGGTTCGGCCACTGCAGGACTGCTGTTTGTCATCGTGGTGGTCATCATCGCTATCGTCTGCTTCAG GAAAGGGATGGTTACTGAACAACTCCTCTCGTCTCCTTTGGGCAGGAAGCAGCGCAACAGCACAGATCCTGAGTacacagagaagctgcagcaatATG TCACTCCTGGGATGAAGGTCTACATTGACCCCTTCACCTATGAAGACCCCAATGAAGCTGTCCGGGAATTCGCCAAAGAGATTGATATCTCCTGCGTCAAAATCGAGGAGGTCATTGGAGCAG GGGAGTTCGGTGAGGTGTGCCGCGGGCGCCTGAAGCTGCCTGGCCGCCGCGAGATCTTTGTGGCCATCAAGACACTGAAGGTGGGCTACACGGAAAGGCAGCGGCGGGACTTCCTGAGCGAGGCCAGCATCATGGGCCAGTTCGACCACCCCAACATCATCCACCTGGAGGGTGTGGTGACCAAGAGCCGCCCCGTCATGATCATCACAGAGTTCATGGAGAACTGCGCTCTCGACTCCTTCCTCCGG CTGAATGATGGGCAgttcacagtcatccagctgGTGGGGATGCTGCGAGGCATCGCTGCCGGCATGAAGTACCTCTCAGAGATGAACTACGTGCACCGGGACCTGGCTGCCCGCAACATCCTGGTCAACAGCAACTTGGTCTGCAAAGTGTCAGACTTCGGGCTGTCCCGCTTTTTGGAGGATGATCCGGCCGACCCCACCTACACCAGCTCCCTG GGAGGCAAGATCCCCATCAGGTGGACAGCTCCTGAGGCCATCGCCTACCGCAAATTCACGTCGGCCAGCGACGTGTGGAGCTACGGCATCGTCATGTGGGAAGTGATGTCCTATGGGGAGCGACCCTACTGGGACATGTCCAACCAGGAT GTGATCAACGCGGTGGAGCAGGATTACCGCCTGCCACCCCCCATGGACTGCCCCACAGCGCTGCACCAGCTGATGCTGGACTGCTGGGTGCGGGACCGCAACCTGCGGCCCAAGTTTGCACAGATCGTCAACACGCTGGACAAGCTGATCCGCAATGCTGCCAGCCTGAAGGTCATTGCCAGCGTCCAGTCTGG TGTCTCCCAGCCGCTCCTGGACCGCACCGTGCCCGATTACACCACCTTCACCACCGTGGGAGACTGGCTGGATGCCATCAAAATGGGACGGTACAAGGAGAACTTCGTCAACGCCGGCTTCGCCTCCTTTGACTTGGTGGCGCAGATGACAGCAGA GGACCTGCTGAGGATAGGAGTGACGCTAGCAGGGCACCAGAAGAAGATCCTGAGCAGCATTCAGGACATGAGACTGCAGATGAACCAGACGCTGCCGGTTCAGGTTTGA
- the POLR2H gene encoding DNA-directed RNA polymerases I, II, and III subunit RPABC3 isoform X2 produces the protein MAGILFEDIFDVKDIDPEGKKFDRGDKFRLVIASTLYEDGTLDDGEYNPTDDRPSRADQFEYVMYGKVYRIEGDETSTEAATRLSAYVSYGGLLMRLQGDANNLHGFEVDSRVYLLMKKLAF, from the exons ATGGCTGGGATACTCTTCGAGGACATCTTCGATGTGAAAGATATCGACCCCGAGGGCAAGAAGTTCGACCGCG GTGACAAATTCCGTTTGGTCATTGCCAGCACCCTGTATGAGGATGGCACGTTGGACGATGGGGAGTACAACCCTACAGATGACAGGCCCTCCAG GGCAGACCAGTTCGAGTATGTGATGTATGGCAAGGTGTACAGGATTGAGGGGGATGAGACGTCCACAGAAGCAGCCACACGCCT ctctgcttaCGTGTCCTACGGGGGGCTGCTCATGCGCCTTCAGGGAGATGCAAACAATCTGCATGGGTTTGAAGTGGACTCCAGAGTTTACCTGCTGATGAAGAAGTTGGCCTTCTAG
- the POLR2H gene encoding DNA-directed RNA polymerases I, II, and III subunit RPABC3 isoform X1 has translation MAGILFEDIFDVKDIDPEGKKFDRVSRLHCESESFKMDLILDVNIQIYPVDLGDKFRLVIASTLYEDGTLDDGEYNPTDDRPSRADQFEYVMYGKVYRIEGDETSTEAATRLSAYVSYGGLLMRLQGDANNLHGFEVDSRVYLLMKKLAF, from the exons ATGGCTGGGATACTCTTCGAGGACATCTTCGATGTGAAAGATATCGACCCCGAGGGCAAGAAGTTCGACCGCG TGTCTCGCCTGCATTGCGAGAGCGAGTCCTTCAAGATGGACCTCATCCTGGACGTCAACATCCAGATCTACCCCGTGGACCTCG GTGACAAATTCCGTTTGGTCATTGCCAGCACCCTGTATGAGGATGGCACGTTGGACGATGGGGAGTACAACCCTACAGATGACAGGCCCTCCAG GGCAGACCAGTTCGAGTATGTGATGTATGGCAAGGTGTACAGGATTGAGGGGGATGAGACGTCCACAGAAGCAGCCACACGCCT ctctgcttaCGTGTCCTACGGGGGGCTGCTCATGCGCCTTCAGGGAGATGCAAACAATCTGCATGGGTTTGAAGTGGACTCCAGAGTTTACCTGCTGATGAAGAAGTTGGCCTTCTAG
- the THPO gene encoding thrombopoietin isoform X3: MELNRLLLLTSFLLHIKEGHARPMGPVCDKRLIQKYIGEAKDMEKRMVRKQCLPKPSIRLGWQDRAGKNSRHLTTATLLPQQSECQALPTLSCPVVLPLVDFNMRQWKSKSEEIKWREILCNLVLLVGAVTEAQGQVSQECGANQLRQLYRHANSFLLLLQTFGWEEGPCCSPSSTEQTQVTEIFLTYRQLVQGKLRFFFHNLAKDSCD, translated from the exons ATGGAGCTGAACA GACTACTGCTCCTCACATCTTTTCTCCTGCACATCAAAGAAGGCCATGCCAGGCCAATGGGGCCGGTCTGCGACAAGAGACTGATCCAGAAGTACATCGGGGAGGCCAAGGacatggagaagagaatggTGAGGAAGCAATGCCTCCCAAAACCCAGTATCAGGCTGGGCTGGCAggacagagctggaaaaaactCCCGGCATCTCACTACAGCAACTCTTCTCCCCCAACAGAGCGAGTGCCAGGCACTACCCACACTCAGCTGCCCTGTGGTTCTGCCTTTGGTGGACTTCAATATGCGACAGTGGAAAAGCAAATCG GAGGAGATCAAGTGGCGTGAGatcctgtgcaacctggtgctgctggtgggtgcTGTGACAGAAGCTCAGGGCCAGGTGAGCCAGGAATGTGGAGCCAATCAGCTGAGACAGCTCTATCGACATGCCaactccttcctcctgctcctgcagacCTTTGGCTGGGAG GAAgggccctgctgctcccccagcTCCACTGAGCAGACTCAAGTCACTGAGATCTTCCTCACCTACCGACAGTTGGTGCAGGGCAAGCTGCGCTTCTTCTTCCACAACTTGGCTAAGGACTCATGTGACTGA
- the THPO gene encoding thrombopoietin isoform X4 has protein sequence MELNRLLLLTSFLLHIKEGHARPMGPVCDKRLIQKYIGEAKDMEKRMSECQALPTLSCPVVLPLVDFNMRQWKSKSEEIKWREILCNLVLLVGAVTEAQGQVSQECGANQLRQLYRHANSFLLLLQTFGWEEGPCCSPSSTEQTQVTEIFLTYRQLVQGKLRFFFHNLAKDSCD, from the exons ATGGAGCTGAACA GACTACTGCTCCTCACATCTTTTCTCCTGCACATCAAAGAAGGCCATGCCAGGCCAATGGGGCCGGTCTGCGACAAGAGACTGATCCAGAAGTACATCGGGGAGGCCAAGGacatggagaagagaatg AGCGAGTGCCAGGCACTACCCACACTCAGCTGCCCTGTGGTTCTGCCTTTGGTGGACTTCAATATGCGACAGTGGAAAAGCAAATCG GAGGAGATCAAGTGGCGTGAGatcctgtgcaacctggtgctgctggtgggtgcTGTGACAGAAGCTCAGGGCCAGGTGAGCCAGGAATGTGGAGCCAATCAGCTGAGACAGCTCTATCGACATGCCaactccttcctcctgctcctgcagacCTTTGGCTGGGAG GAAgggccctgctgctcccccagcTCCACTGAGCAGACTCAAGTCACTGAGATCTTCCTCACCTACCGACAGTTGGTGCAGGGCAAGCTGCGCTTCTTCTTCCACAACTTGGCTAAGGACTCATGTGACTGA
- the THPO gene encoding thrombopoietin isoform X2 — protein MPMVLAETTHRRALGCCSGEESTCTAGGCRQGFPEMHVTARAAPGTNSPKEGLHREHSSAACLLPRLEQSLKPSTDACHFPPALLHCWEIPALPRIMSPGTGGRQDPSQPPKPPLVLLQSNSRHHQTRHSSCCCRRYLSWGSLRRVARCPWVSPSFPGLLLLTSFLLHIKEGHARPMGPVCDKRLIQKYIGEAKDMEKRMSECQALPTLSCPVVLPLVDFNMRQWKSKSEEIKWREILCNLVLLVGAVTEAQGQVSQECGANQLRQLYRHANSFLLLLQTFGWEEGPCCSPSSTEQTQVTEIFLTYRQLVQGKLRFFFHNLAKDSCD, from the exons ATGCCCATGGTGCTGGCTGAGACCACGCACAGGCGAGCCCTTGGCTGCTGCAGTGGCGAGGAGTCGACGTGCACTGCAGGAGGTTGCAGGCAGGGATTCCCCGAAATGCACGTGacagccagagctgctcctggcaCAAACTCCCCAAAGGAAGGCCTGCACAGGGaacacagctcagctgcctgcctgcttcccAGGCTGGAGCAGAGCCTAAAACCCAGCACTGATGCTTGTCACTTCCCCCCAGCccttctgcactgctgggaaatcccagctctgcccagaATCATGTCCCCAGGAACAGGAGGGAGACAAGATCCTTCTCAGCCTCCGAAACCTCCTCTTGTCCTACTACAAAGCAATTCCAGACACCACCAGACCAGGCACAGCAGTTGCTGCTGTAGGCGTTACCTGAGCTGGGGCTCTTTGAGGAGGGTGGCCAGGTGCCCATGGGTATCCCCTTCTTTCCCAGGACTACTGCTCCTCACATCTTTTCTCCTGCACATCAAAGAAGGCCATGCCAGGCCAATGGGGCCGGTCTGCGACAAGAGACTGATCCAGAAGTACATCGGGGAGGCCAAGGacatggagaagagaatg AGCGAGTGCCAGGCACTACCCACACTCAGCTGCCCTGTGGTTCTGCCTTTGGTGGACTTCAATATGCGACAGTGGAAAAGCAAATCG GAGGAGATCAAGTGGCGTGAGatcctgtgcaacctggtgctgctggtgggtgcTGTGACAGAAGCTCAGGGCCAGGTGAGCCAGGAATGTGGAGCCAATCAGCTGAGACAGCTCTATCGACATGCCaactccttcctcctgctcctgcagacCTTTGGCTGGGAG GAAgggccctgctgctcccccagcTCCACTGAGCAGACTCAAGTCACTGAGATCTTCCTCACCTACCGACAGTTGGTGCAGGGCAAGCTGCGCTTCTTCTTCCACAACTTGGCTAAGGACTCATGTGACTGA
- the THPO gene encoding thrombopoietin isoform X1 → MPMVLAETTHRRALGCCSGEESTCTAGGCRQGFPEMHVTARAAPGTNSPKEGLHREHSSAACLLPRLEQSLKPSTDACHFPPALLHCWEIPALPRIMSPGTGGRQDPSQPPKPPLVLLQSNSRHHQTRHSSCCCRRYLSWGSLRRVARCPWVSPSFPGLLLLTSFLLHIKEGHARPMGPVCDKRLIQKYIGEAKDMEKRMVRKQCLPKPSIRLGWQDRAGKNSRHLTTATLLPQQSECQALPTLSCPVVLPLVDFNMRQWKSKSEEIKWREILCNLVLLVGAVTEAQGQVSQECGANQLRQLYRHANSFLLLLQTFGWEEGPCCSPSSTEQTQVTEIFLTYRQLVQGKLRFFFHNLAKDSCD, encoded by the exons ATGCCCATGGTGCTGGCTGAGACCACGCACAGGCGAGCCCTTGGCTGCTGCAGTGGCGAGGAGTCGACGTGCACTGCAGGAGGTTGCAGGCAGGGATTCCCCGAAATGCACGTGacagccagagctgctcctggcaCAAACTCCCCAAAGGAAGGCCTGCACAGGGaacacagctcagctgcctgcctgcttcccAGGCTGGAGCAGAGCCTAAAACCCAGCACTGATGCTTGTCACTTCCCCCCAGCccttctgcactgctgggaaatcccagctctgcccagaATCATGTCCCCAGGAACAGGAGGGAGACAAGATCCTTCTCAGCCTCCGAAACCTCCTCTTGTCCTACTACAAAGCAATTCCAGACACCACCAGACCAGGCACAGCAGTTGCTGCTGTAGGCGTTACCTGAGCTGGGGCTCTTTGAGGAGGGTGGCCAGGTGCCCATGGGTATCCCCTTCTTTCCCAGGACTACTGCTCCTCACATCTTTTCTCCTGCACATCAAAGAAGGCCATGCCAGGCCAATGGGGCCGGTCTGCGACAAGAGACTGATCCAGAAGTACATCGGGGAGGCCAAGGacatggagaagagaatggTGAGGAAGCAATGCCTCCCAAAACCCAGTATCAGGCTGGGCTGGCAggacagagctggaaaaaactCCCGGCATCTCACTACAGCAACTCTTCTCCCCCAACAGAGCGAGTGCCAGGCACTACCCACACTCAGCTGCCCTGTGGTTCTGCCTTTGGTGGACTTCAATATGCGACAGTGGAAAAGCAAATCG GAGGAGATCAAGTGGCGTGAGatcctgtgcaacctggtgctgctggtgggtgcTGTGACAGAAGCTCAGGGCCAGGTGAGCCAGGAATGTGGAGCCAATCAGCTGAGACAGCTCTATCGACATGCCaactccttcctcctgctcctgcagacCTTTGGCTGGGAG GAAgggccctgctgctcccccagcTCCACTGAGCAGACTCAAGTCACTGAGATCTTCCTCACCTACCGACAGTTGGTGCAGGGCAAGCTGCGCTTCTTCTTCCACAACTTGGCTAAGGACTCATGTGACTGA